The following proteins are co-located in the Chlamydiota bacterium genome:
- a CDS encoding 3-deoxy-manno-octulosonate cytidylyltransferase: MKVVIGIPVRMGSSRFPGKPLAKILGISMIEHVYKRCLLVKHVDDVFVAACDEAIRQTVLGFGGKVYMTHQEISRPALRVAEACRKQNLADDDIVVVVQGDEPLIHPGMIDLAIAPLLADPKVQILTLVADANEKEWLDPNEVKVVVDEREDILFMSRSSIPSNIRDRIGPRLKQVAIMPFRKKFLLDFQEMSATPYEIAESIELLRAVEHGIKVRTAKSPYRSVSVDTEPDRQEAERAMRRDEFYPSYAGRRQEMLAGDRDRKQN; encoded by the coding sequence GTGAAAGTAGTGATTGGCATACCTGTTCGGATGGGTTCCTCGCGATTTCCTGGAAAGCCGTTGGCGAAAATTCTTGGAATATCCATGATCGAGCATGTTTACAAGCGGTGCTTGCTTGTGAAACATGTGGACGATGTGTTTGTCGCTGCCTGTGATGAAGCAATTCGCCAGACTGTTCTAGGATTTGGGGGAAAGGTATACATGACACATCAGGAGATTTCTAGACCTGCGCTGCGTGTGGCAGAGGCTTGTAGAAAGCAAAATTTAGCTGATGACGACATCGTGGTTGTGGTTCAAGGGGATGAACCTCTGATTCATCCAGGGATGATTGATCTAGCCATTGCTCCCCTCCTCGCCGACCCCAAGGTACAGATTCTCACATTGGTAGCGGATGCCAATGAGAAGGAGTGGTTAGACCCCAACGAGGTGAAGGTTGTCGTGGACGAGAGGGAAGATATTTTATTCATGTCTCGCAGCTCGATTCCATCGAATATACGGGATAGAATTGGGCCTCGCCTTAAACAGGTTGCCATCATGCCATTCAGGAAAAAGTTTCTCCTAGACTTTCAAGAAATGTCTGCGACCCCTTACGAAATTGCCGAGTCCATTGAATTGCTTCGGGCGGTTGAGCATGGGATCAAGGTCAGAACAGCGAAGTCCCCTTATCGGAGTGTTTCCGTAGATACAGAGCCAGACAGACAGGAAGCTGAAAGGGCAATGCGGCGTGATGAGTTTTATCCTTCTTATGCCGGTCGAAGACAAGAAATGTTGGCAGGCGATCGTGACAGAAAACAAAATTAA
- a CDS encoding NAD-dependent epimerase/dehydratase family protein produces the protein MRVIVTGGAGFIGSHLCRRLLKDGHSVLAVDNLSSGYIRNLPTGVVFKWLDLTDEDTALELPKEGVDVVFHLASHVGQELSFERPVFDLKANAFSTLLLLQWCLKHQVKQFVFASSMNVYGDPSMLPVTESSPVRPPSPYAVGKIASEYLCQIYQGFGVNTTSLRLFNVYGPMQDMDNLKQGMVSIYMAYVARGEPILVRGSKERFRDFVFIKDIVDAFVRCVGNERAYGKVYNVSTGRKTYVSDLLKEIIQVFGHSENYPIIQGDPTRRDQFGIYGDSSLLQEDLGWKPTVRLEEGLAEMASWVRQDWKLQNV, from the coding sequence ATGAGAGTGATTGTCACAGGGGGCGCAGGTTTTATCGGTTCTCATTTATGTCGTCGCTTGTTAAAGGACGGACACTCTGTTCTAGCGGTCGATAATCTATCTTCAGGTTATATTCGCAATCTTCCTACCGGAGTCGTATTCAAGTGGCTTGATCTTACAGATGAGGACACAGCTCTAGAGCTTCCAAAAGAGGGTGTTGATGTTGTTTTTCATTTGGCTTCTCATGTGGGACAGGAGCTGTCGTTTGAGCGCCCTGTCTTCGATCTTAAGGCCAATGCCTTTTCTACATTGCTTCTTCTCCAATGGTGTTTGAAGCATCAGGTCAAGCAGTTTGTCTTTGCCAGCTCGATGAACGTGTATGGAGATCCTTCAATGCTTCCTGTAACAGAGTCTAGTCCCGTTCGACCTCCTTCACCGTATGCGGTTGGTAAAATTGCCTCCGAATACCTTTGCCAGATCTATCAGGGTTTTGGAGTGAACACGACAAGCTTGCGTCTTTTTAATGTCTATGGACCGATGCAGGATATGGATAATTTAAAGCAAGGTATGGTGAGCATTTATATGGCTTATGTAGCTCGAGGGGAGCCCATCTTGGTACGCGGCTCGAAAGAGCGTTTTCGAGACTTTGTCTTTATCAAAGATATTGTGGATGCCTTTGTTCGATGTGTGGGAAATGAGCGAGCTTATGGGAAGGTTTACAATGTTTCGACGGGTCGCAAGACCTATGTATCGGACTTATTGAAAGAGATCATTCAAGTTTTTGGACATTCAGAGAATTACCCTATCATACAAGGTGATCCAACACGTCGCGACCAGTTTGGAATCTATGGAGATTCATCTTTGCTTCAAGAGGATTTGGGTTGGAAACCCACGGTGAGATTAGAGGAGGGTTTAGCAGAGATGGCCAGTTGGGTCAGGCAAGACTGGAAATTGCAGAATGTCTAA
- a CDS encoding fumarylacetoacetate hydrolase family protein gives MRLVRYKSNEGHPEYGCVEGSDVYRVSGDPLVKVERKEKVGTLDLVSLLAPCRPNKILAIAINFPGIDGYSSMMNEPLVFLKSSTSVCGPGEAVINPFPALPWWGEAELAVVIKKPLKNILENQVREGILGFTIGNDVTVENVDHRDHHLARSKCPDQFCPIGPWIDTDFDPSDCLIEAIQNGEVIRRARSSAQVWQWPKIVSWLSTWITLEPWDVILTGNPPDTVGMHFVQHGDIYTARVEGLGELTNQFFVKGRSGMEDSLEGQYVVGPSRRKDSR, from the coding sequence TTGAGACTTGTTCGATACAAAAGTAATGAGGGTCATCCAGAGTATGGATGTGTAGAAGGCTCTGACGTTTATCGGGTTTCAGGAGATCCTCTTGTCAAAGTAGAAAGGAAGGAAAAAGTTGGAACTTTAGATTTGGTTTCGTTGCTTGCCCCGTGTCGTCCCAATAAAATTTTAGCCATCGCGATCAATTTTCCAGGGATTGATGGCTATTCGTCGATGATGAACGAACCTCTTGTTTTTTTGAAATCCTCAACAAGTGTGTGCGGTCCTGGTGAAGCGGTCATAAACCCGTTTCCAGCTCTTCCCTGGTGGGGAGAAGCAGAACTGGCAGTCGTGATTAAAAAACCGCTCAAGAATATTTTAGAAAATCAGGTGAGAGAAGGAATTTTAGGATTTACCATTGGAAATGATGTGACCGTAGAAAACGTGGATCATCGGGACCATCATCTCGCTCGATCAAAATGTCCGGATCAATTCTGTCCGATCGGTCCTTGGATCGATACAGATTTTGACCCGTCTGACTGCCTGATTGAAGCGATTCAAAATGGTGAGGTCATTCGGCGTGCTCGTTCGAGTGCACAGGTTTGGCAATGGCCTAAGATTGTGTCCTGGCTCTCGACTTGGATCACCCTTGAGCCTTGGGATGTTATTCTGACAGGGAATCCGCCCGATACGGTGGGGATGCATTTTGTCCAGCATGGGGATATCTACACGGCACGTGTGGAGGGGTTGGGAGAATTGACGAACCAGTTTTTTGTGAAGGGTAGATCGGGTATGGAGGATTCTCTTGAAGGCCAGTATGTGGTTGGACCATCTCGGCGAAAGGATTCACGATGA